The Erythrobacter sp. JK5 genome includes a region encoding these proteins:
- a CDS encoding DUF445 domain-containing protein produces the protein MRWTATGLLAAMAVLFFTSHGLVPQHPAWGYVNAFAEAAMVGGLADWFAVTALFRHPLGLPIPHTAIIPENKDRIADTMAQFLQENFLTPAVVARRMSGMNIARAVGDFLVASPEESGLDTRSRITGGAAELFAELLESLDPDRLGNQVRSGLAGQFAKIDISPLAGRMLEGAIADRRHLPLIDGFIRWAGLTIEDNEETVREMIHKRANAVLRWTGLDERISASVLDGMYKLLAEVLVDPEHPLRHKIEEGLEKLSQDLQHDPVTRERVEEMKRDLIENPAVAEWWMGVWERIRRALIRRAREADSPMGIEMRKALGDLGTALTQDERLQVQINRFARRTAVGIATRYGSEIVTLVSDTVKRWDATTITGRIENAVGRDLQFIRINGTLVGGLVGMTLHFIVSFL, from the coding sequence ATGCGCTGGACCGCGACCGGGCTGCTGGCGGCGATGGCGGTGCTGTTCTTCACCAGCCATGGCCTTGTGCCGCAGCATCCGGCGTGGGGCTACGTCAATGCCTTCGCCGAGGCGGCGATGGTCGGCGGGCTGGCCGACTGGTTCGCGGTGACTGCGTTGTTCCGTCATCCGCTCGGCCTTCCGATCCCGCACACCGCGATCATCCCCGAGAACAAGGACCGCATCGCCGACACGATGGCGCAGTTCCTGCAGGAGAATTTCCTCACGCCCGCGGTGGTCGCGCGGCGCATGTCGGGGATGAACATCGCCCGTGCAGTCGGCGATTTCCTGGTCGCCAGTCCGGAGGAATCGGGCCTCGACACCCGCTCGCGCATCACCGGCGGCGCGGCGGAGCTGTTCGCCGAACTGCTCGAATCGCTCGACCCCGACCGGCTCGGCAACCAGGTGCGTTCGGGACTGGCGGGCCAGTTTGCCAAGATCGATATCTCCCCGCTCGCCGGGCGCATGCTCGAGGGCGCGATCGCCGACCGGCGGCACCTGCCGCTGATCGACGGATTTATCCGCTGGGCCGGCCTGACGATCGAGGACAACGAGGAAACCGTACGCGAGATGATCCACAAGCGCGCCAACGCAGTGCTGCGCTGGACCGGGCTCGACGAGCGGATTTCGGCGAGCGTGCTCGACGGGATGTACAAGCTGCTGGCCGAAGTGCTGGTCGATCCCGAACACCCGCTGCGCCACAAGATCGAGGAAGGTCTCGAAAAGCTCTCGCAGGATCTCCAGCACGATCCGGTGACTCGCGAGCGGGTCGAGGAAATGAAGCGCGACCTGATCGAGAACCCGGCCGTGGCCGAATGGTGGATGGGCGTTTGGGAACGCATCCGCCGCGCGCTGATCCGCCGCGCGCGCGAGGCCGACAGCCCGATGGGGATCGAAATGCGCAAGGCGCTGGGCGATCTCGGCACTGCGCTCACGCAGGACGAGCGGCTGCAGGTGCAGATAAACCGCTTCGCCCGGCGCACTGCGGTCGGCATCGCCACGCGCTACGGATCGGAGATCGTCACGCTGGTGTCCGACACCGTCAAGCGCTGGGACGCGACCACGATCACCGGGCGAATCGAGAATGCGGTCGGGCGCGACCTGCAGTTCATCCGCATCAACGGCACGCTGGTCGGCGGGCTGGTCGGCATGACCTTGCATTTCATCGTCAGCTTCCTTTGA
- a CDS encoding electron transfer flavoprotein subunit alpha/FixB family protein — protein MNTLVLVEHDNSTVNDATLAVVTAAGKLGDVTALVAGHDCGSVADAAAKIAGVSKVLKADDAAYANALAENVAPLVAGLMESYDAFLAPATTTGKNIAPRVAALLDVMQISDILSVEGPKTFTRPIYAGNAIATVESSDPKLVITVRGTAFEKAATEGGSASIEDASGPGDSGLSSFVGAEIAKSERPELTSAKVIVSGGRALKDSETFEQIITPLADKLGAAIGASRAAVDAGYVPNDYQVGQTGKIVAPEVYIAIGISGAIQHLAGMKDSKVIIAINKDEDAPIFQVADIGLVADLYNAVPELTGALG, from the coding sequence ATGAACACTCTGGTTCTGGTCGAACACGACAATTCAACCGTCAACGATGCGACGCTCGCCGTCGTCACCGCTGCAGGCAAGCTCGGTGACGTCACCGCACTGGTCGCAGGCCACGATTGCGGCTCGGTCGCCGATGCGGCTGCGAAAATCGCCGGCGTTTCGAAGGTGCTGAAGGCCGACGATGCCGCCTACGCCAACGCGCTCGCCGAAAACGTCGCGCCGCTGGTTGCTGGCCTGATGGAAAGCTACGACGCGTTCCTCGCGCCTGCCACCACCACCGGCAAGAACATCGCGCCGCGCGTCGCCGCGCTGCTCGACGTGATGCAGATTTCGGACATTCTCTCGGTCGAAGGGCCGAAGACCTTCACCCGTCCGATCTACGCCGGCAACGCGATCGCCACGGTCGAATCGTCCGATCCCAAGCTGGTCATCACCGTGCGCGGCACCGCATTCGAAAAGGCCGCAACCGAAGGCGGTTCGGCTTCGATCGAAGACGCGAGCGGCCCGGGCGATTCTGGTCTCTCCAGCTTCGTCGGTGCGGAAATCGCCAAGAGCGAGCGTCCCGAACTGACGAGCGCGAAAGTCATCGTCTCGGGTGGCCGCGCGCTCAAGGACAGCGAAACCTTCGAACAGATCATCACCCCGCTCGCCGACAAGCTCGGCGCGGCGATCGGCGCTTCGCGCGCCGCGGTCGATGCCGGGTACGTGCCCAACGATTACCAGGTCGGCCAAACCGGCAAGATCGTCGCCCCCGAAGTCTACATCGCGATCGGCATTTCCGGCGCGATCCAGCACCTTGCGGGGATGAAGGATTCCAAGGTCATCATCGCCATCAACAAGGACGAGGACGCGCCGATCTTCCAGGTCGCCGATATCGGCCTGGTGGCAGACCTCTACAACGCCGTGCCGGAACTGACCGGGGCGCTCGGCTAG
- a CDS encoding DUF6265 family protein encodes MVGTFVQETTDGAIMFTEHLYLMEENDTLALRLKHFNADLTGWEEKDDMLTFRLVAIEPCAAYFNALTLRCVDPDNPGSGIVAAVRMKSDKPEPQELVFRFERMGEPGRTICPDSTTTLDMNQCYADIATASDERRKRYFDAAIARETESAAETERMLGETEPDTQHIAQMRASETAFEAYREAECGAVWESWKTGTIRTIMALGCQIELTDRRTHTIWQNWLTYMDSTPPTLPEPMPSR; translated from the coding sequence ATGGTCGGCACCTTCGTGCAGGAGACCACCGACGGAGCGATCATGTTCACCGAGCATCTCTACCTGATGGAGGAGAATGACACGCTGGCGCTGCGCTTGAAGCACTTCAACGCCGACCTGACCGGGTGGGAGGAGAAGGACGACATGCTCACCTTCCGCCTCGTCGCGATCGAGCCTTGTGCGGCCTATTTCAACGCGCTGACCTTGCGCTGCGTCGATCCAGACAATCCCGGCAGCGGAATCGTCGCAGCGGTGCGGATGAAGAGCGACAAGCCCGAGCCGCAGGAGCTGGTGTTCCGTTTCGAGCGCATGGGGGAGCCCGGAAGGACCATCTGCCCGGACTCGACGACGACGCTCGACATGAATCAGTGCTACGCCGACATCGCGACCGCGTCCGACGAGCGCCGCAAGCGCTATTTCGACGCGGCCATCGCGCGCGAGACCGAGAGCGCGGCAGAGACGGAGCGAATGCTGGGCGAGACCGAGCCGGACACGCAGCACATCGCGCAAATGCGTGCCAGCGAAACGGCATTCGAGGCCTATCGCGAGGCCGAGTGCGGCGCGGTGTGGGAAAGCTGGAAGACCGGCACGATCCGCACAATCATGGCGCTCGGCTGCCAGATCGAACTCACCGACCGGCGCACGCACACGATCTGGCAGAATTGGCTGACCTATATGGACAGCACCCCGCCGACCCTGCCGGAACCGATGCCGAGCAGGTAG
- a CDS encoding electron transfer flavoprotein subunit beta/FixA family protein, which yields MKILVPVKRVIDYNVKPRVKADGSGVDLANVKMSMNPFDEIAVEEAIRIKEAGKAEEIVAVSIGPAKAQETLRTALAMGADRAILVETDEEVEPLAVAKILKAIADEEAPGLILLGKQSISDDSNQTGQMLAALMGRPQGTFANTVEVDGDSVTVKREIDGGLQTVKLTLPAIVTTDLRLNEPRYASLPNIMKAKKKPLDTKAPGDYGVDIAPRLTTTNVAEPPVRQAGEKVEDVAALVEKIKALGIA from the coding sequence ATGAAAATCCTCGTCCCCGTCAAACGGGTGATCGATTACAACGTGAAGCCGCGGGTCAAGGCCGACGGTTCGGGCGTCGATCTTGCCAACGTCAAGATGAGCATGAACCCGTTCGACGAGATCGCGGTCGAAGAAGCGATCCGGATCAAGGAAGCGGGCAAGGCCGAGGAAATCGTCGCCGTATCGATCGGCCCGGCCAAGGCGCAGGAAACGCTGCGCACCGCGCTCGCGATGGGTGCCGACCGCGCGATCCTCGTGGAAACCGATGAGGAGGTGGAGCCGCTGGCCGTCGCGAAGATCCTCAAGGCGATTGCCGATGAGGAAGCGCCGGGCCTGATCCTGCTCGGCAAGCAGTCGATCAGCGACGATTCGAACCAGACCGGCCAGATGCTCGCCGCGCTGATGGGCCGTCCGCAGGGCACCTTCGCCAACACCGTCGAGGTCGATGGGGACAGCGTCACCGTAAAGCGTGAAATCGACGGTGGTCTCCAGACCGTCAAGCTGACGCTCCCGGCAATCGTCACCACCGACCTGCGCCTGAACGAGCCGCGCTACGCTTCGCTGCCGAACATCATGAAAGCGAAGAAGAAGCCGCTCGATACCAAGGCTCCGGGCGATTACGGCGTCGACATCGCGCCGCGTCTCACCACCACCAACGTAGCCGAACCGCCGGTGCGCCAGGCCGGTGAAAAGGTCGAGGACGTCGCCGCGCTGGTTGAAAAGATCAAGGCTCTGGGGATCGCCTGA